A region of uncultured Carboxylicivirga sp. DNA encodes the following proteins:
- the rpsD gene encoding 30S ribosomal protein S4, with product MARYIGPKTRIARKFGEAIYGPDKNFERRNFPPGQHGANRRRKTSEYGLQLKEKQKAKYTYGVLEKQFRNLYKKASRSKGVTGEVLLGLLESRLDNVVFRMGIAPTRAAARQLVSHRHIVVDGSVVNIPSYQVKPDQIVGIREKSKSLEVISDSLANSGAHKFSWIEWDSNSLSGKFLTVPDRSDIPENIKEQLIVELYSK from the coding sequence ATGGCTAGATATATTGGTCCAAAAACAAGAATCGCTCGTAAGTTTGGTGAAGCGATTTATGGTCCGGATAAAAATTTCGAAAGAAGAAATTTTCCTCCTGGACAACACGGAGCAAACCGTCGTAGAAAAACAAGTGAATACGGTTTGCAGTTAAAAGAAAAGCAAAAAGCTAAGTATACTTATGGAGTGTTGGAAAAACAATTCCGTAACTTATACAAAAAGGCTTCACGCAGTAAAGGTGTTACTGGTGAGGTGTTACTTGGTCTTTTAGAATCGCGTTTGGATAATGTTGTATTCCGTATGGGTATTGCACCTACACGTGCAGCAGCGCGACAACTAGTATCTCATCGTCACATTGTAGTTGATGGAAGTGTTGTTAATATTCCTTCATATCAGGTTAAACCTGATCAAATTGTGGGAATCCGCGAAAAGTCAAAATCTTTGGAAGTAATTTCTGATTCATTGGCTAATTCTGGAGCGCATAAATTTTCTTGGATTGAATGGGATAGTAACTCATTATCAGGTAAATTCTTAACTGTACCTGATAGAAGCGATATTCCAGAAAATATTAAAGAACAACTGATAGTTGAATTGTATTCTAAATAA